A single genomic interval of Flavobacteriales bacterium harbors:
- a CDS encoding gliding motility-associated C-terminal domain-containing protein, whose product MKDHGPRTLFRPALLFTLLLMGAVASAQDVLYWTGGEGRWSDARMWSASPDGAGGAGVPDEDTEVRIGGDGEVEVGVEGVVACRSLHVDARAARVRVHGGPGARVTIAGGWVMAGEARMAVEGGVRLTGRAGDAVLDLHGVEVANDVVLDGSGSWDLLSALVVDAAHTVRLERGELRLNGGVLNAGALVVGPRAERALKAAGAMVLVDRLEGAGAGRMAWEPTTTLLVNGAARRWDGTAVGQEDLMRMAVNCGTGTGQIPFQVNAVVTSDFNGFGVSCNGVCDAAVNVSIQGGIGPFAIQWQGGPNGTGTALPWVNTCAGNKLVIVTDLGQNVGCFASVLVTPPPPLGVVFFGLNPPACANVCNGTAITFPGGGTGFGYQYDWNNGAETVPNPTQLCAGVNSLEIIDANGCVFDTTFTITLLPLEATLQSTPPSCAGDCDGTAEVTVTGGTPGYTYDWQPGSPVGDGTAQVIGLCAGTYTVLVADANGCDTLITFDLVAPPAIEPNLVITPATCADACDGTATATPSGAPGPFTFLWTPAPGSGQGTGTATGLCAGPGTVLITDQTTGCDTLVPFLIASPPPLQATLSAVNATCANTCDGSAGVVVSGGTPGYTYTWSPAPGAGQGTPDVTGLCAGNYTLLVADAAGCDTLIAFAITAPPPLVVSLDTTSVSCSGACDGEASVLVSGGTPGYTISWSNGQGGPGITALCAGPYSVTVSDANGCDTTLAFVLAEPPPLDATPAQTNVTCGGQCDGTASVAVNGGTPGYTYVWTPAPGGGQGTPDATDLCAGAYSVLITDANGCTFTVPFTILDAVPLQFSLNVQDASCPGVCDGEVGVIITGGTPTYTYLWSPAPGAGQGSPNVTGLCAGPYQLTVTDALGCDSTIAFTVNAPSAILPNEVVVEPVCAGSCDGSITLAPTGGTGVYTYGWTPQPPNGQGQPQATGLCAGVWTVTITSGGCDTTLTIDLQAPPSLDVQLTPTDASCADECDGSATAAVSGGTPGYTYLWTPAPGGGQGTADATGLCAGSYTLQVTDAVGCDTTLQFTIDAPAPLDVQLVTTPASCGGACDGTATATAGGGTPGYSYVWTPAPGAGQGTPNATGLCPGAYVLVVADANGCDTTLNFTISTPSGILATPQVTPASCADVCDGAIDLTVTGGVGPYTFDWTPAPPVGAGTANVSGLCPGDWTVVIGDQAQCDTVLVINVPAPTALDAQLTVTDETCNGPCDGTASVSVSGGQPGYQYVWSPAPGGGQGTANATGLCAGTYALTVTDAGGCDTTLTFDILPEQPIDVGLVVVDGICALTCSGSATSTPTGGAGPYTFFWSPAPGTGQGTGSVTGLCDGLYALTVTDANGCDTTVTFNVVKPPPIVSSLQWGNETCDGPCTGSAAAFPTGGNGAPYTFLWTPAPGGGQGTNIATGLCAGVTYSLTITDALGCDTTESYTILPFQPIVPNLGTTPVSCAGICDGSATVGPTGGEAPYTYTWSPAPGGGQGTPQATGLCAGVYTVTIADFFNCDTTVQVLITGPQALDLGASVSPITCAGQCDGSIVLNVSGGTPGYSFDWTPDPPNGDGTNSAFGLCPASYAVLVTDANGCDTTATFILDEPLPLTATLTTTPSQCQQCIGSAEVDPVGGTPPYSFQWTGQGGVIIGTDSVVVNLCAGLYTVLVSDANGCLFSLPVAITDSNGEVLATADGLTSCPGGCDGSVSVQYVCSDPPCTVLWTDALGVDLGQPTDTANNLCAGSYLVQVTNGSGCISIDTAVVASPPPIVANLSTTPETCAGTCDGTATVGPMGGQPPYTFDWTPDPPGGDGGPQATGLCAGAYDLLITDQGGCTLQLSALILAPAPIDPAAVVTPEGCPGSCDASIVLSPTGGTPGYTYLWQPAPPNGQGTSSALELCPGDWTVTIADANGCDTTVVFTIVEPPALVLTGSSTPSQCQVCNGTAEVVIAGGTPGYTIQWTDGNGQPVGSAPVLAGLCAGLYTATVTDAGGCSASLVVPVTDANGEVLTVVDGSTTCGNTCDGEVSVQFTCSLPPCTVTWTNTLGDTLAQNINVLPGLCTGSYFVAVENGAGCISIDTALVAPGTAVIPGLSTTPVSCAGACDGTATVGPTGGIGPYAFDWAPDPITGDGGPQASGLCAGVYTVQITDQGTGCDTLVNVLILEPQPLSVSAVLEDASCEAQCNGSIVVTVQGGTGAYTYEWTPVPANGDGTNAAFGLCAGSYDLLITDANGCDTLVTYTIAEPPPLVLTANATPSECGLCVGAAEVEVAGGTPSYTIAWTLNGAPLGADSVVTNLCAGLYTATVQDANGCLAALLVPITDSNGEVVTTTDGITSCPGECDGEVSASFVCADPPCTSAWTDALGNDLNEPGISLDSLCAGSYFIVVTNASGCITIDTAVVAEPDPIVAQLSTTPVTCAGLCDGTATVGISGGVGPYVIDWSPDPINGDGTPQVTDLCAGTYDVTITDASGCSISVAVLILEPQPFTITAVEEPVTCNGACDASIVLTVAGGTPGYTFDWTPDPPNGDGTNAAFSLCAGSYAVLITDLNGCDTTLTFTVVDPPLFEAQLSITDNLCFGDCAGTATAALTGGVPPYSVTWTDAGGVILAQDTTFIDGLCAGDYTLTATDANGCIVALPFTIGQGAAIDADLLFTNETCFGPCDGTASVSPTGGTGGFTYLWQPQPGGGQGTPNATGLCPGNWTVTIADSQGCDTTVAFTILPFAPIVPNEVVTDVLCNGVCDGTITVAPTGGFGNYTFTWSPVPPNGQGGAAATGLCPGAWSVTIADGIGCDTTVTYTIQEPSPVQVTVDATVPASCNTASDGSIDITIAGGVGGYTVLWAGPGGFSSIQEDIDQLFPGPYTVVVTDANGCTASANVQVDALVTVTADAGADQQLCSGSVVVLDGSASTGGSSWQWTDGQGTIVGTQPVLTLTGLSPDTLTYTLTVTDGPCSAQDQVTVVIWATPFADAGPDRTIFLNAQTELGDDPSGPQGSTFSWQPDSLLDDPTSANPLATPLETTWFVLTVTTPDGCSAVDSVLVTVVPEVVIPSGFTPNGDGWNDVWQIDLIDMFPECEVEVYSRWGELLFQSVGYKEPWDGRYSGGLVPVGTYYYAIRLNHPDFPEPYTGPLTVIR is encoded by the coding sequence ATGAAGGACCACGGACCCCGAACGCTCTTCCGCCCGGCACTGCTGTTCACGCTCCTTCTTATGGGGGCGGTGGCCAGTGCACAGGACGTCCTCTATTGGACCGGCGGTGAGGGCCGCTGGAGCGATGCCCGCATGTGGTCCGCATCGCCGGACGGTGCGGGTGGAGCGGGGGTGCCGGATGAGGACACCGAGGTGCGCATCGGTGGGGACGGGGAGGTGGAGGTGGGTGTGGAAGGGGTGGTGGCCTGCCGCTCGCTGCATGTGGATGCGCGGGCCGCGCGTGTGCGTGTGCATGGAGGCCCGGGCGCACGCGTGACGATCGCAGGCGGCTGGGTGATGGCGGGAGAGGCGCGGATGGCCGTGGAAGGCGGTGTGCGGCTCACGGGCCGGGCCGGTGATGCGGTGCTTGATCTCCACGGCGTGGAGGTGGCGAACGATGTGGTGCTGGACGGTTCCGGCAGCTGGGACCTGCTGAGCGCGCTGGTGGTCGATGCCGCGCATACCGTGCGGTTGGAGCGTGGCGAATTGCGGCTGAACGGCGGGGTGCTGAACGCCGGTGCGCTCGTCGTCGGGCCGCGCGCCGAGCGGGCGTTGAAGGCCGCCGGCGCCATGGTCCTTGTGGACCGGCTGGAGGGTGCTGGTGCGGGGCGGATGGCCTGGGAGCCCACCACCACCCTGCTGGTGAACGGTGCCGCCCGACGCTGGGACGGTACGGCCGTGGGGCAGGAGGACCTGATGCGGATGGCGGTGAACTGTGGCACCGGAACCGGGCAGATCCCTTTCCAGGTGAACGCGGTGGTCACCAGCGACTTCAACGGGTTCGGGGTGAGCTGCAATGGCGTGTGCGATGCGGCGGTGAACGTCTCCATCCAGGGAGGCATCGGGCCTTTCGCCATCCAATGGCAGGGCGGCCCCAATGGCACGGGCACCGCGCTGCCGTGGGTGAACACCTGCGCCGGGAACAAGCTCGTGATCGTCACCGACCTCGGCCAGAACGTGGGCTGCTTCGCCTCGGTCCTGGTGACCCCTCCGCCGCCCCTGGGGGTCGTCTTCTTCGGCCTGAACCCACCGGCCTGTGCGAACGTGTGCAACGGCACCGCGATCACCTTCCCCGGTGGTGGCACCGGCTTCGGCTACCAATACGACTGGAACAACGGAGCGGAGACCGTTCCGAACCCGACGCAGCTCTGCGCCGGCGTCAACTCCTTGGAGATCATCGATGCGAACGGCTGTGTCTTCGACACCACCTTCACCATCACCCTGCTTCCGCTCGAAGCCACGCTGCAGAGCACACCGCCGAGCTGCGCCGGGGACTGCGACGGGACCGCTGAGGTCACCGTCACGGGCGGCACGCCGGGCTACACGTACGACTGGCAGCCCGGCAGCCCGGTGGGCGACGGGACCGCCCAGGTGATCGGGCTTTGTGCGGGCACCTATACCGTGCTGGTGGCGGATGCCAACGGCTGCGACACGCTGATTACCTTCGACCTGGTGGCGCCACCGGCGATCGAGCCCAACCTGGTGATCACGCCGGCCACCTGCGCTGATGCCTGCGATGGAACGGCCACGGCCACCCCATCCGGAGCGCCGGGTCCGTTCACTTTCCTGTGGACGCCTGCACCCGGAAGCGGGCAGGGCACCGGAACTGCCACGGGCCTGTGCGCCGGACCCGGCACGGTGCTCATCACCGATCAGACAACGGGCTGCGACACCCTTGTGCCTTTCCTCATCGCTTCGCCGCCACCGCTGCAGGCCACATTGTCCGCCGTGAACGCCACCTGTGCGAACACCTGTGACGGCAGTGCCGGAGTGGTGGTGAGCGGGGGCACGCCCGGCTACACGTACACCTGGAGCCCGGCCCCGGGCGCGGGCCAGGGCACACCGGACGTCACCGGGCTCTGTGCGGGCAACTACACCCTGCTGGTGGCGGACGCGGCCGGTTGCGACACCCTGATCGCCTTCGCCATCACGGCGCCGCCGCCGCTTGTCGTGTCCTTGGACACCACCTCGGTGAGCTGCTCGGGCGCCTGCGATGGGGAGGCCTCCGTGCTGGTGAGCGGTGGCACACCCGGTTACACCATCTCCTGGTCCAACGGACAGGGCGGACCTGGGATCACGGCCTTGTGCGCGGGCCCGTACAGCGTGACCGTGTCCGACGCCAACGGCTGTGACACCACGCTGGCCTTCGTGCTCGCCGAACCGCCGCCGCTGGATGCCACACCCGCGCAGACGAACGTGACCTGCGGCGGGCAGTGCGATGGCACGGCCTCCGTGGCCGTGAACGGTGGCACACCGGGCTACACCTATGTGTGGACGCCCGCACCCGGGGGAGGCCAGGGCACTCCTGATGCGACGGATCTGTGCGCTGGCGCGTACAGCGTGCTGATCACCGATGCGAACGGGTGCACGTTCACGGTACCGTTCACCATCCTTGATGCGGTGCCCTTGCAGTTCTCGCTCAACGTGCAGGACGCGTCCTGCCCGGGTGTATGCGATGGTGAAGTGGGGGTGATCATCACCGGCGGCACCCCGACGTACACCTACCTGTGGTCTCCGGCGCCCGGTGCCGGCCAGGGCAGCCCGAACGTCACCGGCCTGTGCGCCGGTCCCTACCAGTTGACCGTGACCGACGCCTTGGGTTGCGACAGCACCATCGCTTTCACGGTGAACGCGCCCTCGGCCATCCTTCCGAACGAAGTGGTGGTGGAGCCGGTGTGCGCGGGTTCCTGCGATGGCAGCATCACGCTCGCGCCCACGGGAGGCACTGGCGTGTACACCTACGGGTGGACGCCGCAACCGCCCAATGGGCAGGGACAGCCGCAGGCCACGGGCCTGTGCGCAGGAGTGTGGACCGTCACCATCACCTCCGGTGGCTGTGATACCACGCTCACGATCGACCTGCAGGCCCCCCCGTCGCTGGATGTGCAACTGACACCGACGGACGCCAGTTGCGCCGATGAGTGCGATGGATCCGCCACGGCCGCGGTGAGCGGGGGCACTCCCGGTTACACCTACCTGTGGACACCGGCGCCGGGCGGTGGGCAGGGCACCGCTGATGCCACGGGACTTTGTGCGGGCAGCTACACGCTGCAGGTGACGGATGCGGTGGGTTGCGACACCACCCTGCAGTTCACGATCGATGCGCCGGCTCCGCTGGATGTGCAGCTGGTGACCACACCGGCGAGCTGCGGTGGTGCGTGCGACGGCACGGCGACGGCCACGGCGGGCGGTGGCACCCCCGGCTACTCCTACGTATGGACACCCGCGCCCGGTGCCGGTCAGGGCACGCCGAACGCGACGGGGCTTTGTCCCGGTGCCTACGTGCTGGTGGTGGCCGATGCGAACGGCTGCGACACCACGCTCAATTTCACGATCAGCACACCGAGCGGCATCCTGGCGACCCCACAGGTGACACCGGCCAGCTGTGCCGACGTGTGCGATGGCGCCATCGACCTCACGGTGACCGGTGGCGTGGGGCCGTACACCTTCGACTGGACACCGGCCCCTCCGGTGGGTGCAGGGACCGCGAACGTGAGCGGGCTCTGCCCTGGCGACTGGACCGTGGTGATCGGTGATCAGGCGCAGTGCGACACGGTGCTGGTGATCAACGTGCCTGCGCCCACGGCGTTGGACGCTCAGCTCACGGTGACCGACGAGACCTGCAATGGCCCGTGCGATGGAACGGCGAGCGTGTCCGTGAGCGGCGGGCAGCCCGGCTATCAGTACGTGTGGAGCCCTGCACCGGGCGGTGGACAGGGCACCGCGAACGCCACAGGTCTCTGTGCGGGCACCTATGCCCTGACGGTGACCGATGCGGGTGGCTGCGACACCACCCTGACCTTCGACATCCTGCCGGAGCAACCCATCGATGTGGGTCTGGTGGTGGTGGACGGCATTTGTGCGCTGACCTGCAGCGGGTCGGCGACCTCCACACCGACCGGCGGAGCAGGTCCCTACACCTTCTTCTGGTCACCCGCGCCTGGTACAGGTCAGGGTACCGGCAGCGTGACAGGCTTGTGCGATGGCCTGTATGCCCTGACGGTGACCGATGCGAACGGATGCGACACCACGGTGACCTTCAACGTGGTGAAGCCGCCCCCCATCGTGTCGAGCCTGCAGTGGGGCAATGAGACCTGTGACGGCCCGTGCACCGGCAGTGCGGCGGCCTTCCCCACCGGCGGCAATGGGGCCCCGTACACCTTCCTGTGGACACCAGCGCCTGGCGGTGGTCAGGGCACCAACATCGCCACTGGCCTCTGCGCGGGCGTCACCTACAGCCTCACCATCACCGATGCGCTGGGCTGCGACACCACCGAGAGCTATACCATCCTTCCGTTCCAGCCGATCGTGCCCAACCTGGGCACCACACCGGTGAGCTGTGCGGGCATCTGCGACGGTTCGGCCACGGTGGGCCCCACGGGCGGTGAAGCGCCATACACCTACACCTGGTCGCCCGCTCCGGGCGGAGGGCAGGGTACTCCGCAGGCCACCGGGCTGTGCGCGGGCGTGTACACGGTGACCATCGCCGATTTCTTCAACTGCGACACCACCGTGCAGGTGCTGATCACCGGGCCGCAGGCCCTGGACCTGGGCGCATCGGTCTCGCCCATCACCTGTGCGGGCCAGTGCGATGGTAGCATCGTGCTGAACGTGAGCGGCGGTACGCCGGGCTATTCCTTCGACTGGACGCCCGACCCGCCGAACGGTGATGGCACCAACAGCGCCTTCGGCCTCTGCCCTGCCAGTTATGCGGTGCTGGTAACGGATGCCAACGGCTGCGACACCACGGCCACCTTCATCCTGGATGAGCCGCTACCGCTGACCGCCACCTTGACCACCACGCCGAGCCAGTGCCAGCAGTGCATCGGCTCCGCCGAGGTGGATCCCGTGGGTGGCACACCGCCGTACAGCTTCCAATGGACGGGCCAGGGCGGGGTGATCATCGGAACGGACAGCGTCGTGGTGAACCTGTGCGCCGGGCTTTACACCGTGCTGGTGAGCGACGCGAACGGATGCCTCTTCTCCCTGCCGGTGGCGATCACCGACAGCAACGGCGAAGTGCTGGCCACCGCCGATGGGCTTACCAGCTGCCCGGGCGGTTGTGACGGGTCGGTGAGCGTGCAATACGTGTGCAGCGATCCGCCCTGCACAGTGCTGTGGACGGATGCGCTCGGCGTGGACCTCGGACAACCCACGGACACCGCCAACAACCTCTGCGCGGGCAGTTATCTCGTTCAGGTCACCAACGGTTCGGGCTGCATCAGCATCGACACGGCCGTGGTGGCGTCGCCGCCGCCGATCGTGGCCAACCTGAGCACCACGCCCGAGACCTGCGCGGGCACTTGCGATGGCACCGCCACCGTGGGCCCCATGGGTGGTCAGCCTCCGTACACGTTCGATTGGACACCGGACCCACCCGGCGGTGATGGCGGACCGCAGGCGACCGGCCTTTGTGCAGGCGCCTATGACCTGTTGATCACGGATCAGGGCGGATGCACTCTGCAGCTGAGCGCGCTGATCCTGGCCCCCGCACCGATCGATCCGGCGGCGGTGGTCACCCCTGAAGGGTGTCCGGGCAGCTGTGATGCGAGCATCGTGCTGAGCCCGACCGGAGGCACACCGGGCTACACCTACCTGTGGCAGCCGGCGCCGCCCAACGGCCAGGGTACGTCCTCCGCATTGGAACTCTGTCCCGGTGACTGGACCGTGACCATCGCCGACGCGAACGGCTGCGATACGACGGTGGTGTTCACCATTGTCGAACCGCCTGCGCTGGTGCTCACCGGCAGCAGCACGCCGAGCCAGTGCCAGGTGTGCAACGGCACCGCGGAGGTCGTGATCGCGGGCGGAACACCGGGGTACACCATACAATGGACGGACGGCAACGGTCAGCCGGTCGGCAGCGCGCCTGTGCTGGCGGGCCTTTGTGCCGGTCTGTATACAGCGACGGTTACGGATGCCGGAGGATGCAGCGCGAGCCTCGTGGTGCCGGTCACCGATGCCAACGGCGAGGTGCTCACGGTCGTGGACGGAAGCACCACCTGCGGCAACACCTGCGATGGTGAAGTGAGCGTGCAGTTCACCTGTTCATTGCCGCCGTGCACGGTGACGTGGACGAACACGCTGGGCGATACGCTGGCCCAGAACATCAACGTTCTCCCGGGCCTCTGTACCGGCAGCTATTTCGTGGCGGTGGAGAACGGCGCGGGCTGCATCAGCATCGATACGGCGTTGGTCGCGCCGGGCACGGCCGTGATCCCCGGCTTGTCCACCACACCGGTGAGCTGCGCGGGGGCTTGCGATGGCACGGCCACGGTGGGCCCCACCGGTGGCATCGGCCCTTATGCGTTCGATTGGGCGCCCGATCCGATCACGGGTGACGGTGGCCCGCAGGCGAGCGGGCTCTGCGCCGGCGTGTACACCGTCCAGATCACGGATCAGGGAACGGGTTGCGATACGCTCGTGAACGTGTTGATCCTGGAACCGCAGCCGCTGTCCGTTTCGGCCGTGCTCGAGGATGCCTCCTGCGAGGCCCAGTGCAATGGAAGCATCGTGGTCACCGTGCAGGGTGGAACGGGTGCCTACACCTATGAGTGGACCCCGGTTCCCGCGAACGGCGACGGCACCAACGCCGCCTTCGGCCTGTGCGCGGGCAGCTACGACCTGCTGATCACCGATGCCAACGGGTGTGACACGCTGGTCACGTACACCATCGCCGAGCCGCCACCGCTGGTGCTGACAGCGAACGCGACGCCGAGCGAGTGCGGTCTTTGCGTCGGCGCGGCCGAGGTGGAGGTCGCGGGAGGAACGCCGTCGTACACGATCGCGTGGACGCTCAATGGAGCCCCGCTGGGTGCGGATAGTGTGGTGACGAACCTCTGCGCGGGGCTGTACACGGCCACGGTACAGGATGCCAATGGCTGCCTGGCCGCCCTGTTGGTGCCCATCACCGACAGCAATGGTGAGGTGGTGACCACCACCGACGGGATCACCAGTTGTCCAGGTGAATGCGATGGCGAGGTGTCGGCCTCCTTCGTCTGTGCCGATCCCCCGTGCACGTCGGCGTGGACGGATGCTCTTGGCAACGACCTCAACGAACCGGGAATAAGCCTGGACAGCCTTTGCGCGGGATCGTACTTCATCGTGGTCACCAACGCTTCGGGCTGCATCACGATCGACACGGCCGTGGTGGCGGAACCCGATCCCATCGTGGCCCAGCTGAGCACCACGCCCGTGACCTGTGCGGGCCTGTGCGACGGAACGGCCACCGTGGGCATCAGTGGGGGCGTCGGTCCGTACGTCATCGATTGGTCGCCCGACCCGATCAATGGGGACGGCACGCCGCAAGTGACCGACCTGTGCGCGGGCACCTACGACGTCACCATCACCGATGCCAGCGGCTGCAGCATCTCCGTGGCGGTGCTCATCCTGGAGCCCCAGCCGTTCACGATCACCGCGGTTGAGGAACCGGTGACCTGCAACGGCGCCTGCGATGCCAGCATCGTGCTCACGGTGGCGGGCGGCACGCCGGGCTACACCTTTGATTGGACGCCCGATCCGCCGAACGGCGACGGCACCAACGCGGCGTTCTCACTGTGTGCAGGCAGTTACGCCGTGCTGATCACCGACCTGAACGGTTGCGATACCACGCTCACCTTCACGGTGGTGGATCCGCCGCTCTTCGAAGCACAGCTCAGCATCACGGACAACCTCTGTTTCGGAGACTGTGCAGGTACGGCGACCGCCGCACTGACCGGCGGTGTTCCGCCATACAGCGTGACGTGGACCGATGCCGGTGGGGTGATCCTGGCGCAGGACACCACCTTCATCGACGGGTTGTGCGCGGGGGACTACACGCTGACGGCCACGGATGCGAACGGGTGTATCGTCGCATTGCCCTTTACGATCGGACAGGGTGCGGCCATTGATGCCGATCTGCTGTTCACGAACGAGACCTGCTTCGGGCCCTGCGATGGCACGGCGAGCGTAAGCCCGACCGGCGGCACAGGCGGGTTCACCTACCTCTGGCAACCGCAGCCGGGCGGCGGTCAGGGCACCCCGAACGCCACCGGCCTCTGCCCGGGCAACTGGACGGTGACGATCGCCGACAGCCAGGGCTGCGACACCACCGTGGCGTTCACCATCCTGCCCTTTGCGCCCATCGTACCCAATGAGGTGGTGACCGATGTGCTGTGCAATGGGGTCTGCGACGGCACCATCACCGTGGCGCCGACAGGCGGCTTCGGCAACTACACGTTCACATGGTCGCCCGTGCCGCCGAACGGCCAGGGCGGTGCCGCGGCCACCGGGCTCTGTCCCGGCGCGTGGTCGGTGACGATCGCCGACGGCATCGGTTGCGACACCACGGTCACATACACCATCCAGGAGCCCTCACCGGTGCAGGTGACGGTGGATGCCACCGTACCGGCCAGCTGCAACACGGCCTCCGACGGGTCCATTGATATCACCATCGCCGGCGGGGTGGGCGGCTACACCGTGCTGTGGGCCGGACCAGGCGGCTTCTCCAGCATCCAGGAGGACATCGACCAACTGTTCCCCGGCCCCTACACCGTGGTGGTGACGGATGCCAACGGCTGCACCGCCAGCGCGAACGTTCAGGTGGATGCGCTGGTGACGGTGACGGCCGACGCGGGAGCCGATCAGCAGCTCTGTTCCGGGTCCGTGGTGGTGCTGGACGGCAGCGCGAGCACAGGCGGATCGAGCTGGCAATGGACCGATGGGCAGGGCACTATCGTCGGCACACAACCGGTGCTGACGCTCACGGGCCTGAGCCCCGACACCCTCACCTACACGCTGACCGTGACGGACGGACCGTGCTCGGCGCAGGACCAGGTGACCGTGGTGATCTGGGCCACACCGTTCGCCGATGCCGGTCCCGACCGCACCATCTTCCTGAACGCGCAGACCGAGCTGGGCGACGACCCCAGCGGCCCGCAAGGCTCCACCTTCAGCTGGCAGCCGGATTCGCTGCTGGACGATCCCACCTCCGCCAACCCCTTGGCCACCCCGCTGGAGACCACCTGGTTCGTCCTTACGGTGACCACACCGGATGGCTGTTCCGCGGTGGATTCGGTGCTGGTGACCGTGGTGCCCGAGGTGGTGATCCCCTCCGGATTCACGCCGAACGGCGACGGGTGGAACGATGTCTGGCAGATCGACCTGATCGACATGTTCCCCGAGTGTGAGGTGGAGGTGTACAGCCGGTGGGGCGAGCTGCTCTTCCAGAGCGTGGGCTACAAGGAGCCCTGGGACGGCCGGTACAGCGGTGGTCTGGTGCCGGTGGGCACCTACTACTACGCCATCCGCCTCAACCACCCGGATTTCCCCGAACCCTATACCGGTCCGCTGACCGTCATCCGCTGA
- a CDS encoding type IX secretion system membrane protein PorP/SprF produces the protein MNLRHQVLPLLMVAGTAAAQQLPQLSQYVSQDYLYNPSVAGSRPWFELRSAHRYQWVGVQDAPRTFMLSATTPVGRKMGLGGFLFTDNVGPTRRTGFQLTYAYHLQLTEKLRLGLSLSGGLVQFLIDGSKITFHDGSDPVMDDQLRGEVVPDATFAFLLHHPNYWFGATAPQLFNNRIYFFDEQEETLSRLERHYFATGGYRIRFSEDLRLEPSFLVKYVSPVPPKVDLNLTLNYKDILWIGGGWRSNDAIPLMVGCWLKKMFQFGYSFDLTTTGLSRYSQGTHEVMLAITFGKDRPAARAKATNEPSVTAPTP, from the coding sequence ATGAACCTGCGCCACCAAGTCCTTCCGCTGCTGATGGTCGCCGGCACGGCGGCCGCACAACAACTGCCGCAGCTCAGCCAGTACGTGAGCCAGGACTACCTGTACAACCCGTCCGTGGCGGGTTCGCGGCCCTGGTTCGAGCTGCGCAGTGCGCACCGCTATCAATGGGTCGGGGTCCAGGATGCGCCGCGCACCTTCATGCTGAGCGCCACCACGCCGGTGGGCCGCAAGATGGGGTTGGGCGGATTCCTGTTCACGGACAACGTGGGCCCCACGCGGCGCACGGGCTTCCAGCTCACCTATGCCTACCACCTCCAGCTCACCGAGAAGCTGCGCCTGGGCCTTTCGCTGAGCGGCGGGCTGGTGCAGTTCCTCATCGACGGATCCAAGATCACCTTCCATGACGGCAGCGATCCCGTGATGGACGATCAGCTGCGGGGCGAGGTGGTTCCGGACGCCACGTTCGCCTTCCTGTTGCACCATCCCAACTACTGGTTCGGCGCCACGGCCCCGCAACTGTTCAACAACCGCATCTACTTCTTCGATGAGCAGGAGGAGACCCTGAGCCGATTGGAGCGGCACTACTTCGCCACCGGTGGATACCGCATCCGCTTCTCCGAGGACCTGCGCCTGGAGCCCAGCTTCCTGGTGAAGTACGTGAGCCCGGTGCCGCCGAAGGTGGACCTGAACCTCACCCTGAACTACAAGGACATCCTGTGGATCGGAGGGGGCTGGCGGTCCAACGACGCCATTCCCCTGATGGTGGGTTGCTGGCTGAAGAAGATGTTCCAGTTCGGGTATTCGTTCGACCTGACCACCACGGGCTTGAGCCGTTACAGTCAAGGCACGCATGAGGTGATGTTGGCCATCACCTTCGGGAAGGACAGACCGGCCGCGCGGGCCAAGGCCACCAACGAGCCCTCCGTGACCGCACCGACGCCCTGA